In the Drosophila virilis strain 15010-1051.87 chromosome 4, Dvir_AGI_RSII-ME, whole genome shotgun sequence genome, aaacattttggccaaaatcTTTTTagaattttgatttaaacTAATTAAGCAGCTAATTCTTAAATCGAATAAACAACTTAATCAAGAACAAGTTGACAAACGAGTCATATGCCTAAATGTGACAGGAGCTGTGAAATTTTGGTAACGCCATTAATTTTAGACGTTCGCGACAAGCGGATTATAAGCGCTATTCAAAATTGAGACTAACTCGTGGGCGTTAAGGAGGGAAATTCGGTTTGATCAGGTCTCTGGCTGAAAAGTGAAAAGAGAGCCAGAAACATGTTCGGAAGGCCGAAGATTGAATATACTTGCGGAATGTAAACACGAAGGcgccatttttaaattatggcTTCCATTACAGTTATATAACACAGCTATATAGTACTGTTATATAATACTGTTATACGCATAAATGTAAATACTGAAAGATGGCTTTAAAACGGAGCAGTTAGATAGATATTGCTCGAGGGTCGGagataaacaaaatagcaacaataataattgaatgTACGACATTTTGAACCACTTGAAATATAACGTAAACAGCGCTTCTCGCATTACGAAAGTGCTTcaatatattgttatattgaTGAATTGAAATGTTTATTGAAACTGCGGCTCATCCAGCATTGCATTCACGAAGTGCACTTATGAGAATTGCTCTCGATTGGCCGCCAAAACGAATTTCAATTAGTCAAAcattcgtttgtttgtttctctCCATGCAGCCCTTGTAGGGCCACGCCCTTTTCGCATCGAGGGCTGCGCCCACACACAAACGGGTTTTCACTCCAAATGTCGCAGATCAAATGTTTGTTCGAATACTCAACGAAACAGAAGAGAAGTTAGCacctcccccctccccctaaCCCTCTCTTCCGCACCCGCTGTTCGTGTTGCAATGAGTTCATCGTTCAATTTGTTAGCGTAGTTCGAGTAGAGCAAGTACTCGTTCTCAATCAGCGAATAGATTCTTATCTCCAAGTGCCGACTCATCAAATTTCAATAAGTGTGCGTTGTTTCCCAGCACTCTGTCGTTCGATTCGATGTACTTTATCTTTGCAGGCTTCATGCTAGGGATGTTCGAGTCATATGGATACTCAAAGTGAATCCAGAAACATATTCGGAATTGAAATGAATGTATTTACGGGTCGTAGAAAGGCCCGGATAGATGATACACATGCATGTTAATTTTCCTCGGCGTTTTCACCTTTGGCGTCTGCGGCAAGGTCAGCCAGACAGACGCCTTTACACAGAACTTTTATGTACTTaccaataaaatattcaaatatttatagagaGATCTTGCGTTCGGCCGAGGCGTCGGTCAACAAGAGTCCAAGTCCATCGAGCACTGGCCGTTAGTCTGCTTGGAATTTCCTGCGTCGAAAaggcaaagaaaataaaactacGACAAGCCGAAGAGTTAATACTCTTGCAGAATTTAAGCGTTAGAAGCGATCCGATACGTAAGCTTTACAACGATTGTGTCCAAATAGTTGGTCCTAATCTAAGCTCATAATTGCCGGGATTACTTAAGAAGTTTTAGCCCAACGACTCTTCATTTCTATGgaaactatatgatatagtgctacGATATTTATAGGATTTTCGGAGCTGAGTATATAGAAAACCTAGCTCCTAGCTCAGAGTTGCCAGGCTATGTTAAGAGCTAGCGTAaagataaaagaaaattgtttaccCATCAACTCATAATTTCGATTggaactatatgatatagtgttccgatattaataggccTTGACTCAGGTTTTTAtagctaaatgatatataaatatagatctagctaaatgatatagtgcgCTGATCTGTCCGTCAGCTACTCTGAGAGACTAGACTAGACAGAGAGAATCGAAGATTGATCgatggcatatatatgtactccAGGGATTCGGAGATGGGTTACAAAATGCGAGCCAAAGCTAAGATACCTCTAGAAGCTTAGGCAAATCTATCGCGCCTTTGACTTTTAAATTTAGAACTGGCAAACACaatcgtttgtttttttgcttttgtttttgttgtttcgctTGTGGCTGAGCGACGTCATCGCGACCTGCCCTGAGAGATCTGGAAAAGGCTCCCCGGGAGCCTAGGGCAGATGCTCGGCTACCTTTTTGGCAGTGCACTGCGGAAAtgtatttcgatttttttttatttcatttaccAATTTGTTGCTTCTTTAGTTAGTTGATTTTGTTTGCGACGGTGCAAAAACGTCGCCTTTGATTTGCgagaaatttgtatttttagctCTCGATCAGGGTGTTGACGTAATTTGGCAACCTTGATTCCCCGCTAGCATCcattccaacaacaacaacaacaacaacaacaacatgctaTAAACCTGCTGCTGCGTTcggccttttttttttagatctctaatttatgtttattatttgttaCCTTTTCCAATGTGTCGTTATTTGTTTAGACACATGTTAGCTCGGAATTTCTTTATGGTTCATAAATCTGGCACTCGGATCACCATGATGCCAATGTCCCAACATCTCTAATGTCCGTGGGTGAACATAAATTGTCCGAGTCTCATATATCAGCTATGATTGCATTTTCGGCAATCCCACACACTCAATCTAGGCGCTCGACTTTAAGTCTAGCATTTTGTTAGCTTTCATATTTATGCAGACCGAGTACCCGGGCACTTGCTCTAATCGAATTAACTCAAACATCAATCATTATTATTCATTAGACATCATTCATTAATGATTATTAATGAGATATTGTTCATCAAAGAAGTCTGTGTGTTAATCCATTTCTACTTGGCACCAAAATCAACTTTCGACTctgtaaattatatattttatagaattttaGATTGTGTTCGATTCTGacttatgaataaatattaaaggCAAATATGAATGTTTAATAATTTGCATTAGCTTAATTATCATTTGGGCAATGTTCTATTTGAAACCCTTGTGGCATGATCATTAGGTCGATGGAAGGAGGGAGGGGGGCTCGGGTGGGTGGGCTCTGGGACAAAAGTATGACAGACAAACGGATACCGAATGACAGGCGAGAACTCAACACAAACAAAGCGACAAATCCGTCGacggccaaaaataaaaatgcgcttataaataattttttaagaaaaccaaaagaaaaaaaagttcGTCTGGggggaaagaaaaaaaaaacacgctcGCTACaaagcttttaaataaatcagccAAATGCAGCGAACGGAGTTGAAATTCTGCTTTTGCGGATTTATTGCCATACGATTTTTGATTGACTTTTTAATGCAGCTAAATATCAAAGTGTTGCACAAATATGGATAGAACAATGTACGGAAAAATCGATCCCGGAGCGCGACAACCCTATCGCACGGTGCGCAGCAAGGGCATCCAGCCGGGCTGTAAGTATTCCCAACAGACCAAGCTAATACGACTCACACACAAAATGAAAGGGCATCTCGCATTGGGCATCGTTCATTTGAAATGTGCTGCCCGACATCCAGAGCTGGATGCAGTGCTCCACGCCGCCAATATTGTCCGGCTGGCCGGCGGACCAGCGCAAGAACTGGGCATTCGTGCCGGTCGCCTGTGATGCGTATACGCCCGTTTCGGCCAGGTCATATAGTGACAGCCAGTAGCTCTGCGCCGGATGCAGTTGTCGGCTAAGCGCCTGCAGCTCCTCCTCGCTCGCCAGGTTCACCAGAAAACCGCCAAGCTGGCGGCAAATGTTGCTCGCCCGGAACCAATTGACCCGTAACGTTTCCTCAATGTGGTAGAACTTGTCGCCGATAGCAGTGAAATTCTGCAAAGTGCGTTTCTCGAGAACTGCTGAAATAGTTTGTTTTCTTCTGTTAGTGGGCTTGCTATTAGGTATTAGGTGGTCACCTGCCTGCCGGGCTACCTGTGCCAATGGGCGTGGCTGCGCAGCCGATGGCCCACAATAACGGTAGGAGCAAGTATCTAAGACTTATTTTCATGTCGAACGGCAATTTGTGACTGTCTCTACATGCGCTGTGCttgataagcgcacaaataTGATGGTATTATTGATAATAAAAAAGTCCAGGAAGCTTATTCAGTCAAATACAGTGATCACTCGCAAAAAAGAACCTTCAGAAATAACAATTTGCACTGAgtttaatataaacatatttaccTATATTCAATTGCTGTATCGAAAAAAAGGGCTTTTAGAGCttaatgaaaatatcttgCAAATTAGCTTCTGCACAGCGTTCTCGTTAGCGAGTGCTCACTGTATCGACAACGAGCATCGACAAGCGCGCTACTTCATCGATAAGTTTTGCAATTTTCGGGGCATCCCACAAGTATGATAACACTGGACAAGGCGCAAACAAGTTGACACATTGTAGTCGGGTGTGACTGACTGCATTATACTCTGTCCAAAGTCCAAACTAAAACTCTAACTTTGGCAATAGGAAAGAGAGTTTCAGTTTTCGAGACGGACTAGACAATGTTGaaaaccaatatactcttGCGAATAGATCTAAGCATAGGGCATCTTTTAACGCAAGCTATTTTCGAAGTGCTAAGCGCCATCTATGTCTTGTTTTCAGAAGTCGCAAATCGTTTGCATaacgttgcatacttttgggctttggccaaaacaaaaatctataAATTGTCGTGCCTAAAAGTTAAGAGAAATACGTTTTTGACAATTTTAGTTACAgttttaacaaattaaaaaaatatataaaaaagttttatttaataaattgaaaaaattatatatttggaaagctggaaattaaattgtggctCACTATTTGCAGATATCCAAAGAAATCtgtaaaaacataaaagttgCCAACTAtgagatacatatatatatatatatatcgggtATATATCGACTTAATGCCAATATATGTTCTCTTTGactaaatttgatttttagaGATAGATGTTTCTTGTGATTAGATCATGCGGATGTTAAGTCatcttttgaaaataaaaaaaaaaaattaacttgcacaattttaaacaaaacttaGAAAATGTAGTTCTTCTTGCACAAAACTCTATGCAATCACAGTGTAAACAATTGTAGCCCAACAAATACTTTGTGACGTAACACACACAAAGATCGGCAGTCTTAATGATATGCTGCTTATACCCTgcaaacactcaaaaaaaaaaaagcagggTATTAGCAAagcatgcaaatgcatttatcCGAAACTctaatatgcaaatgtattatataatttatttcgcaaaaaaaatatagtttaCGTGGTAACTGCTGGTCGTTACCTGCCCGTTAAAGCGCTGAGCACAAAACAAGTAAACATTGTCCGGAGATTGCATCAAAAGTGAAGTCTCAACGTGTCAGACAttgatttgaatattttgaattCAGTTTGTAATTAGACGCGGCGCGGATTTCATCGTTCGCCTCGCTAACAAGTGCAATAATAGAAAACATGAAAATCGGTAAGCTGCTAAAAACTCTGTCAATCTGTCGGTGCGGGAGGGGGGGGCTTTACTACAACGACCCTCACGACGACGCGGCTCATTCATTAGATCATTCCATTCATTCGGCGTCATTCGATGTGGGCGTCACATACAtagtttctgctgctgttctaTATTCGCGCTCATGTATgagtgttgtgtgtgtgcgtacctGCTTTAGTGTTGTGTAATTGCTTAGATAGCTGATTCAATGTTAAGTCAAGAAGCCTTGATAAAGCAAAGTCATATCAAGTCTGCCAGATGTTGATGCAACGCTTGGGAGAGCTCTCTTGTCAGACCGGAAGTTGGCTTTGAGAAACTGCTCTTGAAAAGCTTGTCGAAGAGTTTCGGAACCAGTTCGAAAAGTTCCATTAAAGAACTTCAGTTTAAGCCAATTTAAGTCGCTTGTTAACCTATCTGAACTGAAATCAGGGCAATCAATTGTAGATCTCATCGTCAATTTAtagagaaaataaaaacaacgcTCGCTGACAAATTAATacgaaataaacaacaacaacaattctaATTTGTTGTCAttcgttttggttttggttttgtttttgttgccgcatactaattttagttttggtcaaagtCAAGTGATTCATCCAAACACTGAAAGTGCTCAAGATATTGTTTGCTAATTCTGGCCGGCAGGTGGCGCCGCTGCGACAAACGCCCACAACGCAACGCAGCCTGCGGCAGGCAACAAATGGCAACGTTTACTCAACACTTTTGTTGTACAACTACGCGCAAATGTGTTgtaatcaacagcaacagaaataacaacaacaacaacaacaacaacaaaaatacacgCAAACACATGCTCATGCTTGAGTTTGAGCGGGTTTTCCCACCCTCTCTTGAGTGAGTTATGCGCTGCACACTGAACTCATACACAGAATACGATGCAAAAATTTCGTAAAACGTGAGCAGGAAAGCATTATGAGTAAATTACAAAACAATCTTATAATTTCTTCTTCTGTATCTATACATGGActtgtatatatgtaataatATAGGGCTGCCTAGTTACCTACAATGAAAattctacatttttttttaatatagtttCGAAATGTTCAGAGTTTGAATCAACCAAATATCAGCTGATATTTGAAAAAcaagattttcaatttggtaCCAGtgtgcgctgctgctgtttgtctCGCAGCCTCAGCTTCAGCAACGGTTTTCGTCGGGCATCTTGTTCAGTTGCTTTTAAGATTTTGCCGagcgaaaaatcatttttggtGCTCTGCTGCCGAATTTGCCGTTACCGTTGCTCTGTGCGTTGAAATATCGTCGATCGATTGCTTGTGTATTTCTGTTTTGGTtcgctttttgttgttatttgttttaatttgcgGCAGTGTGCGTGTCtatagaattttaataaagGCTGCGTATGGCGAtcaaagaaacaacaacaataacaacaaacaaaattaacaacaacaaatgaaagtGACAGCCGCAAGCTGCAAAAATATGTAACAACAATGTCAACAGCAATTTGCCAGAGTCCAatgaaaaataagaagaagacgCAGCGCAGTCAAGAGCATAAcgttacaaaaaaaagtttaaaaaacaCATCAACaagcacaataacaacaattggaATCGCGCGTGCTGCTTGACCTGCTCTGCGCGCTTtgctctttcgctctctctttctgtctctctcgctcggCCACCAACAACTCTCTTGATCTGCACACTCGCTCTCCGTTTTGTGCATTGTGCAAGGCGTCGGTCGCCGTTATAACAGCTGTCTGGCGTTCGTGTTTGGTGCCGACTGCAGCTGTCAATACTCCCCCAACTACAACTATGTCAATTTATTGAAACTCGCTCTCTTTGTCCTTACCCAGCGTAGccaacgttgttgttgttctgatTAACTGCAGCTGTATAACTTCGTTGCGTTGCTCTTTTAATTGATGTGCTCACTCTTTTTGCCACcccccactctctctctctctccctctttggTTGGAtgcttttaattgattttaattgcattttgatgaaaacaatttgaagATAATGTTAACCAATAGTTGAAATTGTCAGCATCGCTGCATTTTTGTCATTGGCATTTAATGGCTTTTAAATGATCTTAAATATTGCAGTTGGCTTTTCTGAGTTAACTGAGAAAACCCAATTCTCGTAAATTGATTCAAAGAACAATGCATTTCCTACAGAATGTTCTCTAATGGACTTGTTTCCTTTTCTCTTAGATGATAAATTTATGCCGaatatacagatatatgtatgcacaatTATTTGATCTCTTTAATCTGTCGCTTTTAAGAGCATATATCATTTTATAGAACATTAAGCGGATGATCTTTGAAATTGAACTTAATACCGTTGCgacatttaaaacaataattcACAGTCAAAATATAGCGAATGAAAAAAGATTCATGTCACTTTCCGAGTCATTTCCATTCCACACACAGTTCGCATCATAATTCTCTTGGCCCCACAGTCTTGACGTTGACCCACTGAAGCGCGACGCTCTGATAACCCTGCCAGCTCTATTTTTAGACACTCTCCCCAACACCACACACAGCCAATAGCCATATGGCAGGGCGTACAGAGTatcaacatacatacatatgtatatacgtacAGACACTCCTCAGAGACAACCACATGTTCGAAgccccattttttttttggatcgGTTCCTTTCGaattatttttaagcaaattgcgAAAcgatttgccatttgcctgaTATTTTCCAAAAACCGAAACAATCTTTTAAATATAGATTCAGCCTCTCTACCCCGGACGCGCCCTCCCCCTTTATTGTCTTTATAATATTCACAATAAATCGGCTGCCAAATAGAAAAGCCGTCACACTTTTTGCCCCAACTATTTGCTTTACATAACTCAAGATTTTCACTCAATCCGATTGATCTGAGCACTTTCCCTTCTCTATGTTGGCTTTGGCCCAATTGCAGGTGGCACTAACTTTTGAACCCCGCTAGAAACGAcgccaaaaaagaaaaaagaaacaaactgATGATTTGTTTGATTTCTTGTTGGGTGATGTCTTAATCGCTCGCTGTCATGTTTCGTGTTGGACAGTGTTTTTGTCTTGTATTCGCTTTTATCGCCTCGGCTGTGTAGGTCAAATGAGGACGAGTGACAGCTAAGACAGCTTAGATTTTCCTCCATGGAACCCAACCCAAAAGTCATTTGCCATATTTTGTGCCCTGCCTTTGTTAAGTTTACACCATATAACCAATTAATCTGGGTACAGTGGAGCAAATCTGTAGAAATGTGTTCCCAGGGATTAAACACTTCTCGAAGACAACGCCATTAAATGATTAATACCCTTTCCCTAAACTCTACAGCAATAAATAGTATTAAAAAACTAGAAATTTTCATCGGAACACGAGACAAGAGATATATCCTTTTTTTCTggaatatacacacatatttatgccATCTTTGAGCACTGTAAATAACCGatcaacatatatttatttgagtttgcatttacagggtatttcaacGTCGGTCACCTGCAACTAGAGCACCATTTgagctgtttgtttgttgcttttagCCAAATTATAGCCAAATAGAATGCAAACAACGTTAATTtgatcaaatatattttcaacgaggcacactcacacacacacacacacacacacacacacacacacacgaattgatttatatatatttatataatcatCATATATGCGATATTTCGTGCCCTGGTGTGATTTTTAGCTCGCTCGACTAGTTCGTCCCACAAGAAAcatatcaaaaacaaaaaaaaaaaaaattgtgtgtAGACCTCGTCTGCTGTCTGTACGTTCCCCCTCACCGGTACGACCCCCCTCTTCCCCCGTCTCTACACACTGCTTATGGCCATTATGGGCGCAGTGTGGGAGTCgatggctttggc is a window encoding:
- the LOC6633997 gene encoding C-type lectin 37Db isoform X3, yielding MKISLRYLLLPLLWAIGCAATPIGTAVLEKRTLQNFTAIGDKFYHIEETLRVNWFRASNICRQLGGFLVNLASEEELQALSRQLHPAQSYWLSLYDLAETGVYASQATGTNAQFLRWSAGQPDNIGGVEHCIQLWMSGSTFQMNDAQCEMPFHFVCESY
- the LOC6633997 gene encoding C-type lectin 37Db isoform X4 is translated as MKISLRYLLLPLLWAIGCAATPIGTVLEKRTLQNFTAIGDKFYHIEETLRVNWFRASNICRQLGGFLVNLASEEELQALSRQLHPAQSYWLSLYDLAETGVYASQATGTNAQFLRWSAGQPDNIGGVEHCIQLWMSGSTFQMNDAQCEMPFHFVCESY
- the LOC6633997 gene encoding C-type lectin 37Db isoform X1 translates to MKISLRYLLLPLLWAIGCAATPIGTGSPAAVLEKRTLQNFTAIGDKFYHIEETLRVNWFRASNICRQLGGFLVNLASEEELQALSRQLHPAQSYWLSLYDLAETGVYASQATGTNAQFLRWSAGQPDNIGGVEHCIQLWMSGSTFQMNDAQCEMPFHFVCESY
- the LOC6633997 gene encoding C-type lectin 37Db isoform X2 → MKISLRYLLLPLLWAIGCAATPIGTGSPAVLEKRTLQNFTAIGDKFYHIEETLRVNWFRASNICRQLGGFLVNLASEEELQALSRQLHPAQSYWLSLYDLAETGVYASQATGTNAQFLRWSAGQPDNIGGVEHCIQLWMSGSTFQMNDAQCEMPFHFVCESY